A window of Micromonospora eburnea genomic DNA:
GGGCCGGGCGGGTGAGCGGCACCGGGCCGCGGTCACGGCCCGCCACGAGGCCCCGCGCTCCGATCGCCCTGAACGGGACCATCCGCCCTGGCATGGGTCCGCGATCGGCGGGTATGACGGGAGCATGAGGGCGAGCTTCCGGCTTGGCCGGATCGCGGGCGTACCCATCGGGGTCAACTGGAGCGTCCTGGTCATCTTCGTACTGATCGCCTGGGCGCTCTCGGCCAGCCTGTTCCCACACTCGTACCCCGGCCATTCGACCTTCGCGTACGTGGTGGCGGGGCTGGCCGCGGCCGTGGTGTTCTTCCTCGGTCTGCTCGCTCACGAGGTGGCGCACGCGGTGATCGCCAAGCGCAACGGGATCGACGTCGAGAGCATCACGCTCTGGCTCTTCGGTGGGGTGTCCGAGCTGAAGGGCGAGGCGCGGGACCCGGGCGCCGAGTTGCGGATCGCCGGGGTCGGGCCGCTGGTGAGCCTGCTGATCGGGATCTTCTTCGGCGTGATCGCCGCGCTGGTCAGCCTCGGCGGTACGCGCGGCCTGCTGGTCGGGGCGCTGTCCTGGCTGGCCGGCATCAACGTGCTGCTGGCGATCTTCAACGTGTTGCCGGCCGCCCCCCTCGACGGCGGGCGACTGCTGCGCGCCGCGGTCTGGAAGGCCACCGGGGACCGGACGAAGGCGTCGGTGGTGGCCGCCCGTGCCGGTTGGGCGCTCGGCGTCGTGCTGATCATCATCGGGTTCTGGCGGTTCGTGGCCGGCGCCGGGTTCGGCGGGCTCTGGCTGGCGCTGATCGGCTGGTTCCTGATCGGGGCCGCCAGCATGGAGGAACGCCAGGCCCGGATGGGCAGCGCGCTGCGCGGCGTACGCGTCGCCGACGTGATGACCCCGCAGCCGCAGACCGCCTCCGGGGAGATGACCGTCGCCGACTTCGTGGACCACTACCTGTTCGCGTACCGGCACACGGCGCTGCCGCTCACCGAAGACGGGCGGCCGGTCGGCCTGGTCACCCTCGACCGGGTACGCGGCATCCCGCCCGACCGGCGGGAGTCCACCACGCTGGCCGAGGTGTCGTGCCAGGCCGGCGACCTGGTGCTCGCCAACCCGGACGAGCAGCTCAGCGACCTGCTGCCCCGGCTCAGCGGGTGCGCCGACGGCCGAGCCCTGGTGGTGACCGAACAGCGGCTGGTCGGGATCGTCTCCCCCAGCGACATCAGCCGCGCCGTGCAGCGGGGCAGCATGCGCGAGCAGATGGCCGCCGGACGCCGCTGAGCGCGGTGTTCACCCGCCGGGTTGGCGCTGCCGTCGGGCCCGCGTGGCTCGGTGCGCGCTTCGTTGCCGGCATCAGGTCCAGAGCGGGCGAGAGCCGTACCGTGCCGGGCGACCGGTCGGGAACGGACCGTCAGGACCGCGGAAAGTAGCGGTCCAGCTCATCGGTGCGGAACTTCCCAGCCGGATCGAGGTCACGCAGCAGGGCCCGGAAGTCGTCGTGGCGGGGGTACGTCGCGGCCGGGTCGCGCCCGAAGAGCTTGCCCCAGTGCGGGCGCGGCGCGAACGGGGCCAGCCGCTCCTCCACCTCGGCGAGCACCGGGGCCACGGCTGCCGGGTCGCCGATCCAGGTGAAGTGGACCGCCAGGCTGTCCCGGTCGTGGTTCGGGCTGAGCCAGAGCGTGTCCGCGGCGACCGTACGCAGCTCGCACACCTGGAGCACCGCGGCGATCCGGTCGGCGGCGGGGTCGAGCGCGGCGAGCGCGTCGGTGGCCGCCGCGCGCGGCAGGTGCCACTCCGACTGGAGTTCGTCGCCGCTGCTCGGGGTGAAGCCGAGCCGGAAGTGCGGCAGCCGCTCGTACCACGCCCCGGGCTCGCCGAGCTGGGCGGTGCAGTGCTCCGCCGGCATCCCGGGCACCGGATGGCAGGGCGCGTCGGCGGCGACGGTGCCCAGCCAGTCCGCCGGGAGGGGCGGCTCGTCGGCCCGCTGCTTGACCCACACCTGGTCCAGCCGCGACGAGCGCCAACGGGTGAAGACGGAGACGCTGTACGCCGCGTCGCAGGCGGCGTCGAGCGCGGCGCGGGGCAGCCCGAACCGGACGTACTGCCGGACGTCGAAGGTGGGCACCACGTCGAGGGTGACCCGGGTGACCACGCCCAGCGCGCCGAGGTTGACCACCATCCCGGCGAACCGCGGGTCGCCGCGATCCACGGTGAGCAGGTCGCCGTCGGCGGTGACCAGTTCCAGGGCGGCCACGGCGGTGGCCAGGTTGCCGTGGGCCGCACCCGATCCGTGGGTGGCGGTGGCGACCGCGCCGGCCACCGAGATGTGCGGCAGCGAGGCGAGGTTGGCCAACGCGTACCCGTCGGCGTGCAGGCGGGTGGCGACGTCGCCGTAGCGCAGGCCGGCGGCGACGGTGACCGTGCCGCGGTCGCGGTCCAGCGCGACGGTGGGGGCCAGCCCGGCCACCGAGACCAGCTCCCCGGTGGTGTCGCCGAGCCGGTTGAACGAGTGCCCGGTGCCCACCGCCCGGATCCGGCCCGCCCCGGCGACCAGCTTGCGCAGCTCGTCGATGCTGGACGGCTCGTGCCGCGCCCGGGCGGCGTACCGGACGTTGCCGGCCCAGTTGCTGCCGACCCCGGTCATGCGGCCGCCTCCTGCTGACGGTTGGTGTGCGGGGTACGCGCGTCGGTGAAGCGGCCACCGGAGTACCGGGTCAGCGCCGCCACCACCTCGTCGGGGCGCTCGCGTACCTGGGTGAGGTTGAGCAGTTCGACGGCGGGCCGCCCGTCGCCCGGGTGTCGCGCGGTGGTCGGCGGGCCCGGCGGCGGGCCGGCGGCGGGCACCCCGACCAGCCGGGCCGCGTCGTCGAGGGCGAGCGCGTCGAACTGCTCCCACCGGTACGTCCCACGCAGGCCCGGGCGGCGCACCTCCAGCCCTTCCGGCCCGATGACGAAGCGGAACGGCCGCGCCGCGCCGACCAGCACCGCGCCGCCGACCACGATGACGCCGAGGGCCGCCAGCATCTGCAGCAGGGCGCCCTCGCCGGCCACGGCGAGCACCATCATCCCGCCGGCCACGCAGGCGACGGCCAGTGGCAGCGCGCCGCGGCTGCGGTGCAACTCCATGTCGTGCCCCCGATCCTGTGCCGTGGTCCGGGGTGCATCATGCACCACGGTGTCAAGGCAGGGGCTGCGGGCGCCGGCGGTGGCGCGAAGGGTCGGGCCCGTGGTCGATGCCTCCCGGTCGAGGTGGCATTCGCCCGCTTGTATTCCTTGATAGGCATATGAGCGGTGAGGCATATTGGGCGTACGCCCGCTACGGGCCGTGAACGACTGGCTCGGGCCGTACCGACGGATGTGGACGGACCACCTCGACGCCCTGGAGCGCCATCTCGACAGTCAGGAGTGACGATGGACCGTGACAGCTTCCGCCCCGGCCCGCTCGCCGAGGTCGCCCGCGTACCGGCCGGAGACCGGTGGGACCTGGTGTTCGTCCGGGACCTGCGACACCCGCCGGAGAAGGTGTGGGCCGCGCTGACCGAGCCCGACCGGCTCGCCCAGTGGGCGCCCTTCCTCGCCAGCCGCGACCTCGGCACGCCCGGGGACGCCACGCTCGGCGCGCTCGACGGCGAGCGGCGCTTCGAGGCGCCCGCGACCGTGCTCCGCGCCGAGCGACCGGTGCTGCTCGAATACACCTGGGGTGACGACATGCTGCGCTGGGAGTTGAGCCCGAGCGACGCAGGCACCCGGCTGACCCTGCGGCACCGGATCGGCATGCCCGACCTCGCCCCGATGACGGCCGCCGGCTGGCACCTCTGCCTGGACGTCGCCAGCCACCTGCTCGACGGCGACCCGGTCGGCCCGATCCGCGGCGCCGAGGCGAAGGACTTCGGCTGGGAGCGGCTGCGCGACGCGTACGCCGAACGGCTCGGGCAGGCCCCCGCGGGTGAGCCCGGCGGACTAGCCTGAGGCGTGACCTCGACAGCCGTCTCCATCCACGGGCTCGGGGTGGCCTTCGGCGCCCGGCCCGTGCTCCAGGACGTCGACCTGACCGTGGCCGTCGGTGCCGCGCTCTGCCTCACCGGAGACAACGGCGCCGGCAAGACCACCCTGCTCCGCTGCGTCACCGGCCTCGTCGAGCCGGACGCCGGGACAGTACGGGTCTTCGGGCAGCGGCCCGACGAGACGGCAACGTTCTGGCGGCGGGTCGCCACCACGGTCGAGCAGCCGAGCTGGTATCCGGGCCTGACCGTCCGCGAGCACGTCGAACTGGTCCGGCTGGCCAACGGCGCCGACCCGGGCGACGGCCGGATCGACCACCTCTTCACCGCGCTGGGGCTGCATCCGCTCGCGGACAGCACCCCCGACACCCTCTCCTCGGGCCAGCGACAGCGTCTGCTGCTCGCCGTCGTCCTGTCCCGGCCGAGTGAACTGCTGGTCCTCGACGAGCCCGAGCAGCGGCTCGACGCCGGCATCCGCCAGGTCGTCGTCGGGCAGTTGCGCGACTACCTGGACACCGGAGGCAGCATCCTGATGGCGAGCCACGACCCGACCCTGGTCGCCGCCGTGGGATGTCCCGTCCTTGCGCTCGACGGCGCGCCGACGCCGACCACCAGCGGCGCGGCGTGACCGCCCGGCTGGCCGGCGGCTCGGGCACGGACGAACTGCAGGCCTCGGCCGTCGAACTGCGCCGGTGGGTCCGCCGCCGACAGGCGTCCGCCGGTGGAGCCGTCTCGATGGGGACGGTGTACGTGGGGGTGCTGGCCGTCGCCATGGCGGTCGCGCTGTTCGGGCCGGAGTTGGGGCGTATCCTCTGGCCCGCCGCACCGATCGTCGACCCGGACCCGCTGGCGGTCGTCGCCCTGATCGGGGTCGGCGGCGCGGGCGGGTGGTTGGCGCTGCGTCGACTCGGTCCACTGGTCATCAGCCGCCCGGACGCCAGTTGGCTGCTCACCGCGCCCGTACGCCGGCGTGGGCTGCTGCTTCCGGCGCTGGTCCGCGCAGTGCTCGCCACCGCCGTCGTCGGGGTCGCCGTCGCCGTGGTCGGCGTCGGTCGACTCGCCGCCCGCCCGATCGACGGGGCGGCGCTGCTCGGCTGGGCGGCCCTGGGCGGCGCAGCGGGCATGCTGGTCGCGCTGGCCGCGGTGCGGGCCCAACGCGACCCGGGATGGGGCCACCGATGGGACCGGCCCGTCACCGCGCTGCTGCTCGGATCCGGCGCGTCGGCTCTGGTCGCCCCCGTGGCCCCGGCGCCGCCGATCGCCGCGCCCAGCGCCCCGATCCTGTGGGCTGCGGCGCTGGCGGCGGTCGCCGCCGCGGTCCTGGGCACCGCCGTCGCGGTACGCCGGCTCGACGACCTCTCCGGGCGGCGGTTGCGGGAGGCCTCGATCCTCGTCGGCTCCTACCGGGACGCCGCCTACACGGCCGAGCCCTCCTTCCTGTCCGATCTTCGGGAGCGCCGCTCGTGGCGGGGCCGTTCGCTCCGGTCGGCGCGGATACGCCGGCTACCCGGGCTCCCGATCGAGGCGATCCACGACCTGCTGGTGCTGCGACGCAAGCGACGCCGCCTCGGCTGGCTCACCGCTGCCGCGCTGCTCCCGGCGGCGCTCGCCGGCAGCCCGGGCTGGGTGCTCGTGCTGGCCCTGCTCGCCGGGGGCCTGAGCAGCGCCGACACCACGCTCGCCGCGGTACGTCGCGACTCGGCCCAACCGGCCCTGGTCCGGCTGCTGGGCCGCACCGGTCGCCAGGTCGTCGCCGCCCGACTCCTCGCGCCGGCGTTCCTGGCCGCCGCCTGGTCGGGGCTGGCGCTGGCCGCCCTGGGCCTGCGGTCCGACCTGCCACCCGGCCCGTGGTGGGCTCTGGGGTTGGCGGTCGGACCCGCCGTCGCCGTCGCCGCGCTGCGGCGGGCCCGGGCCCGACCGATCGACAACAGCATGCCGCTGGTCGACACCCCGATGGGCGCCTACCCGCCGGGGCCGCTGATCTGGCTGCTCACCGGCCTGGATCTGCTGGTCGCCCTCACCCTGCCGACGGTCGCCGCGTTGCTCGGGAGCACCGGGTCGACCGTTCTCGGGTGGGGCTGGGTGCTGGCCCAGGCCGCGTTCTCCGCACTGGGCGTCGCGGCATACCTGGCGCTGACCACCGACCGGACCCGCGCGGCGGTCTGACCAACTCAGCCGGCCACCGGGGTATCCAGACCGGGCGCTGGCGGCAGAGTGATCGCCGTGGCGGCCTTGCGGATCGGCTCGGTCACCCGGCGGATCATCCCCTCCCGGCCGGGCAGGCGCGGCATGAGCCGCAGCATCAGCGTCTGGAACCGGATCTGCGCGTTCGAGCCGAGCACCATGCCCTTGAGGTTGCGCTCGGCGAGCTGCTGGTTGGCCGCCACGAACGGGCGCATCCGCCGCTCGTAGGTGGCGAACCCGGCCACCGGGTCGCCACCGGCCTCCGCCAGCGACGTGGCCAGCACGTACGCCCCGACCAGGCTCAGGCTGGTGCCCTGTCCGGAGGCGGGCGAGGCACCGTAACCGGCGTCGCCGACCAGCCCGATCCGCCCGGTCGACCAGCGGTCCATCCGTACCTGGCTCATCGCGTCGAAGTAGAAGTCCGGTGCGTCCGCCATCGCGGCGAGCAGCTCCGGCACCCGCCAGCCGGCCCCGGCGAACGCCGCGGCCAACGCCGCCCGCTGCGCGGCGACGTCCCGGTGGTCGGGCTCCTCGGCCGGCGACGGGCAGAGGAACAGCGCCCGGGCGTCGGGGGCGCCGGCGGTCCGGTAGACACCGACCGTCCGTCCGGGGGCGGCGTGCATCAGCTCGACGCGCTCCTCGCCGTACTCGGCCGGCACGGTGAAGATCGCGATGTGGTGCCCGAGCGTACGCAGGTATTCCGAGCCGGGCCCGAAGGCCAGCCGCCGGACCGTGGAGTGCAACCCGTCGGCGCCGATCACCAGATCGAAGCGGCGGTTCGGTCCTCGCTCGAAGGCGACCTCCACCCCACCGGCGGACTGGTCCAGCGCGGCGATCGAGTCGCCGTAGACGTATTCCACGTCGCCGGTGGCCTCGATCAGGATCCGGGCGAGGTCGCCGCGCATGATCTCGACATCGTCGCCCTCCCGGCCGCCGAAGAGCGCGGCGTCCATGGTGGCCAGTTGCCGCCCGCCGGCGTCGACGAAGCGGGTCCGCCACATCCCGGTGTCGTGGCGGCTCACCTGCTCGCGCAGGCCCATCCGGTCCACCACCGTCAGGGCCGCGCCCCGGATGTCCACCTTGTATCCCCCGTCCCGGGGGGCCGGGGCCCGCTCGACGACGGTCGGACGGAAGCCGTGGCGGCGCAGCCACCAGGCGAGCGCAGGGCCGGCGACGCCGGCACCGGAGATCAGCACATCGGTCATGCCGCCGACAGTACAAGCGTGTTAGACATCTGTGCAAGACGCCTGTGCAAAGAATTTGCTACCCTGTTTCGCATGGGAAATCGGGAGGACCTCCTCGCCGGGGCCAAGCGCTGCCTGATGGAGAAGGGCTACGCCGGCACCACGGCCCGCGACGTCTCCGCCGCCGCCGGCACCAGCCTGGCCGCCATCGGCTACCACTTCCGCACCACCAAGGCCCTGCTCAACGAGGCCCTCATCGAAGCGATGGCGGAGTGGGGCGAGGAACTGGGACGCGCGCTCGCGGACGACGGGGCTCCGGACGCCACGCCGGCGGAACGGTTCGAGGCGGCCTGGGAGCGGATCATCGAATCCTTCGACCGGCTACGGCCGCTCTGGGCCGTCCAGTTCGAGCTGATCTCGCAGATGGACCGCGTGCCCGAGCTGCGGGAGGCGTTCGCCACCGCCAACCGGCAGGCCCGGCTCGGCCTGGCCGAGGTATTCCACCGGCTCGACCCGGCCGCCGACGAACCGGCCGCGCT
This region includes:
- a CDS encoding PH domain-containing protein translates to MELHRSRGALPLAVACVAGGMMVLAVAGEGALLQMLAALGVIVVGGAVLVGAARPFRFVIGPEGLEVRRPGLRGTYRWEQFDALALDDAARLVGVPAAGPPPGPPTTARHPGDGRPAVELLNLTQVRERPDEVVAALTRYSGGRFTDARTPHTNRQQEAAA
- a CDS encoding FAD-dependent monooxygenase, whose protein sequence is MTDVLISGAGVAGPALAWWLRRHGFRPTVVERAPAPRDGGYKVDIRGAALTVVDRMGLREQVSRHDTGMWRTRFVDAGGRQLATMDAALFGGREGDDVEIMRGDLARILIEATGDVEYVYGDSIAALDQSAGGVEVAFERGPNRRFDLVIGADGLHSTVRRLAFGPGSEYLRTLGHHIAIFTVPAEYGEERVELMHAAPGRTVGVYRTAGAPDARALFLCPSPAEEPDHRDVAAQRAALAAAFAGAGWRVPELLAAMADAPDFYFDAMSQVRMDRWSTGRIGLVGDAGYGASPASGQGTSLSLVGAYVLATSLAEAGGDPVAGFATYERRMRPFVAANQQLAERNLKGMVLGSNAQIRFQTLMLRLMPRLPGREGMIRRVTEPIRKAATAITLPPAPGLDTPVAG
- a CDS encoding SRPBCC family protein; the encoded protein is MDRDSFRPGPLAEVARVPAGDRWDLVFVRDLRHPPEKVWAALTEPDRLAQWAPFLASRDLGTPGDATLGALDGERRFEAPATVLRAERPVLLEYTWGDDMLRWELSPSDAGTRLTLRHRIGMPDLAPMTAAGWHLCLDVASHLLDGDPVGPIRGAEAKDFGWERLRDAYAERLGQAPAGEPGGLA
- a CDS encoding TetR/AcrR family transcriptional regulator, with amino-acid sequence MGNREDLLAGAKRCLMEKGYAGTTARDVSAAAGTSLAAIGYHFRTTKALLNEALIEAMAEWGEELGRALADDGAPDATPAERFEAAWERIIESFDRLRPLWAVQFELISQMDRVPELREAFATANRQARLGLAEVFHRLDPAADEPAALALGTFHQALLAGLATQWLVDPGAALSAKELTQTLRTISNDFRTNQP
- a CDS encoding DUF6297 family protein — encoded protein: MTARLAGGSGTDELQASAVELRRWVRRRQASAGGAVSMGTVYVGVLAVAMAVALFGPELGRILWPAAPIVDPDPLAVVALIGVGGAGGWLALRRLGPLVISRPDASWLLTAPVRRRGLLLPALVRAVLATAVVGVAVAVVGVGRLAARPIDGAALLGWAALGGAAGMLVALAAVRAQRDPGWGHRWDRPVTALLLGSGASALVAPVAPAPPIAAPSAPILWAAALAAVAAAVLGTAVAVRRLDDLSGRRLREASILVGSYRDAAYTAEPSFLSDLRERRSWRGRSLRSARIRRLPGLPIEAIHDLLVLRRKRRRLGWLTAAALLPAALAGSPGWVLVLALLAGGLSSADTTLAAVRRDSAQPALVRLLGRTGRQVVAARLLAPAFLAAAWSGLALAALGLRSDLPPGPWWALGLAVGPAVAVAALRRARARPIDNSMPLVDTPMGAYPPGPLIWLLTGLDLLVALTLPTVAALLGSTGSTVLGWGWVLAQAAFSALGVAAYLALTTDRTRAAV
- a CDS encoding ABC transporter ATP-binding protein, whose protein sequence is MTSTAVSIHGLGVAFGARPVLQDVDLTVAVGAALCLTGDNGAGKTTLLRCVTGLVEPDAGTVRVFGQRPDETATFWRRVATTVEQPSWYPGLTVREHVELVRLANGADPGDGRIDHLFTALGLHPLADSTPDTLSSGQRQRLLLAVVLSRPSELLVLDEPEQRLDAGIRQVVVGQLRDYLDTGGSILMASHDPTLVAAVGCPVLALDGAPTPTTSGAA
- a CDS encoding site-2 protease family protein, with protein sequence MRASFRLGRIAGVPIGVNWSVLVIFVLIAWALSASLFPHSYPGHSTFAYVVAGLAAAVVFFLGLLAHEVAHAVIAKRNGIDVESITLWLFGGVSELKGEARDPGAELRIAGVGPLVSLLIGIFFGVIAALVSLGGTRGLLVGALSWLAGINVLLAIFNVLPAAPLDGGRLLRAAVWKATGDRTKASVVAARAGWALGVVLIIIGFWRFVAGAGFGGLWLALIGWFLIGAASMEERQARMGSALRGVRVADVMTPQPQTASGEMTVADFVDHYLFAYRHTALPLTEDGRPVGLVTLDRVRGIPPDRRESTTLAEVSCQAGDLVLANPDEQLSDLLPRLSGCADGRALVVTEQRLVGIVSPSDISRAVQRGSMREQMAAGRR
- a CDS encoding FAD-binding protein, with protein sequence MTGVGSNWAGNVRYAARARHEPSSIDELRKLVAGAGRIRAVGTGHSFNRLGDTTGELVSVAGLAPTVALDRDRGTVTVAAGLRYGDVATRLHADGYALANLASLPHISVAGAVATATHGSGAAHGNLATAVAALELVTADGDLLTVDRGDPRFAGMVVNLGALGVVTRVTLDVVPTFDVRQYVRFGLPRAALDAACDAAYSVSVFTRWRSSRLDQVWVKQRADEPPLPADWLGTVAADAPCHPVPGMPAEHCTAQLGEPGAWYERLPHFRLGFTPSSGDELQSEWHLPRAAATDALAALDPAADRIAAVLQVCELRTVAADTLWLSPNHDRDSLAVHFTWIGDPAAVAPVLAEVEERLAPFAPRPHWGKLFGRDPAATYPRHDDFRALLRDLDPAGKFRTDELDRYFPRS